Proteins encoded by one window of Maliibacterium massiliense:
- a CDS encoding EAL domain-containing protein, translated as MMLAQGDLKQWITALQDMQGLINGAETLEGNVRFLGQWLSLYPPICKMALVRLHDDARPEQYAAWSRDGDFSHALFERYLTRYLPAFKRVLAQQGTLTPQTWAHMQEEFMGQDALGYNPIVRPLLRADTCIGLAFFGKERTAGAWRAEEKSALNLLLATVNLPAQEPDGALQDYALQGWVFDQFTDNMRAHLYVTDMETDRILFMNETMKKAYGLAHPEGQVCWQVLQKGMNGRCPFCPVVALQQSKDPHPSCVWEEVNAITGCTYENYDSVMRWTDGRLVHFQQSIEITDAKAITQSANIDELTGMLNRRGGKEALLSTLERACRQDVSVSVVLYDVNLLKQVNDTFGHLEGDSLLKLVAQVVGGKMQKGDYPFRLSGDEFVVVFFNCDSARANHRMRGIQSALAQEAKRQKKPYEVSFCYGVMEVKPQDTMDLSEIISRADEQMYVHKRRFHRSRIARQPQSGAPTAHFRYDKEHLYEALIRSTDDYIYICNMQTNTFRFPPSMVRDFDLPGEVLFNATPIWGSLIHPQDRPTFYRSMQEIENGATSTHDEEYRVRNRRGEWVSVHCRGYVSRDESGQPLLFAGVITPMEQETGGAGARMNAQKQRLYELALKSTYTEVYQYNLQTEELHLLMRTDARLKRIAYTGDMRLDKGRMLRTAIHPEDKDIYLELYDNKRIEACFAQGDAEITGRYRRQDLDGHYRWISASIVPLAWQDNCCTSAMIMLKDISQRKELEERQAALEHRFEYIFRNSWDAILEIRLDTGMYNRTLFKHQQLYQLPERGLYAAAVEEMLLRVHPQDAARVRNAFSLEQLRHAARNHLPEVICTYRLRQQDGSYKWTEDHIFTLPDDPPTGIVAMRDVTAQKLMEHQQHIGMQYDAALRNIYDELYELNITQDTYRIVYHTEGKYVTPPEQGVLHEAIADVADHMIFSEDRARFLSFFDIESIRKAFAAGRESVIGEFRKLWQDGAYHWASLTVFPVAQNGQDDEVLLCFIMDIGDKKRADEMEEQNRRLRQQQLDDERYRIVVESTGACVFEWSAQMSRHSVPDSIAQQFAGNYDGRPLFAVLDEDHVVHVEDRDKLRDLRRRIAQQGDQSAETVVRLRRRNGGYVWCRLVVTCMRDAQGRLVRAIGTLTVVDAMIKSQQALRYRAEYDTLTGVFNRQTFFARAQEEMQTHPEAHYAIMRMDIRRFRFINDLYGTEEGDKLLRHIAGLFGSVLSQGDIIGRINSDVFCLCVRYETQARLQQITERITRVLADYKLDYRIVPYFGICLVEDRAAPVSTLSDWAQLALDTVKGDTLRNVAYYDDALRARQLDERKIENEMEGALASGQFRPYFQPKYDISTGRVIGAEALVRWVHPTEGVMPPARFVPLFESNGFIIRLDTYMWEETFKCMRAWRQEGLVPMPISMNVSRKHIFNAGLCQTLLDLTQRYEIPHDLVELELTESTFIENPRELYEKMETLQKVGFLFSMDDFGSGYSSLNMLKDVRVNTIKLDRGFLNETVSTPRGQTVIKCTIGMANQLHLRVLSEGVESKQQAEFLLQAGCSMAQGYYFAAPMPEADFVALLRRQQRG; from the coding sequence ATGATGCTAGCGCAAGGCGATTTAAAACAATGGATAACAGCGCTGCAAGATATGCAGGGATTGATCAACGGCGCGGAGACGCTGGAGGGCAATGTCCGTTTTTTGGGGCAATGGCTTTCCCTTTACCCGCCGATCTGTAAGATGGCGCTGGTACGCCTGCACGATGATGCGCGCCCGGAGCAGTACGCCGCCTGGAGCAGGGACGGCGATTTTTCGCACGCGCTTTTTGAACGCTATCTTACGCGCTATCTGCCCGCGTTCAAACGTGTATTGGCGCAGCAGGGTACGCTGACTCCACAGACGTGGGCGCATATGCAAGAGGAATTTATGGGGCAGGACGCGCTTGGCTACAACCCGATCGTGCGCCCGCTGCTGCGTGCCGATACATGTATTGGCCTGGCCTTCTTTGGCAAGGAGCGCACGGCAGGCGCGTGGCGTGCGGAGGAAAAAAGCGCGCTGAATCTGCTGCTTGCCACGGTCAACCTCCCCGCGCAGGAGCCGGACGGCGCGCTGCAGGACTACGCCCTGCAGGGATGGGTATTTGATCAGTTTACAGACAATATGCGCGCGCATCTCTACGTGACGGACATGGAGACGGACCGCATTCTTTTTATGAACGAGACAATGAAGAAGGCATACGGCCTGGCGCATCCCGAAGGGCAGGTGTGCTGGCAGGTGCTGCAAAAGGGGATGAACGGTCGCTGTCCCTTCTGCCCAGTGGTTGCGCTGCAGCAAAGCAAGGATCCTCACCCCTCGTGCGTGTGGGAAGAGGTCAATGCCATCACCGGCTGTACCTATGAGAATTACGACAGTGTGATGCGCTGGACGGACGGGCGGCTGGTGCATTTTCAGCAGTCCATTGAAATCACAGACGCCAAGGCGATCACCCAGAGCGCCAATATTGATGAGCTGACAGGTATGCTCAACCGCCGTGGGGGCAAGGAGGCGCTGCTCTCCACACTGGAGCGCGCGTGCCGGCAGGATGTTTCGGTCAGCGTGGTGCTCTACGATGTCAACCTGCTCAAGCAGGTAAACGATACGTTCGGCCACCTGGAAGGAGACAGCCTGCTGAAGCTGGTGGCGCAGGTGGTGGGCGGCAAGATGCAAAAGGGCGATTATCCCTTCCGGCTCAGCGGCGATGAGTTTGTGGTGGTGTTTTTTAACTGTGACAGCGCGCGCGCCAACCACCGCATGCGCGGCATCCAGAGTGCGCTTGCTCAGGAAGCCAAACGCCAAAAGAAGCCCTATGAGGTCAGCTTCTGCTACGGTGTCATGGAGGTAAAGCCGCAGGATACCATGGATTTATCGGAGATTATCTCCCGCGCCGATGAGCAGATGTACGTGCACAAGCGGCGCTTTCACCGCAGCCGCATTGCGCGGCAACCGCAGAGCGGCGCACCTACGGCGCATTTTCGCTATGACAAGGAACACCTCTATGAGGCGCTGATACGCAGCACGGATGACTACATCTATATTTGCAATATGCAGACCAATACCTTTCGCTTTCCCCCTTCGATGGTGCGTGATTTTGATTTGCCCGGAGAGGTGCTCTTCAACGCCACGCCTATCTGGGGGAGCCTGATCCATCCACAGGACCGGCCTACGTTCTACCGCTCCATGCAGGAGATTGAAAACGGAGCCACCAGCACGCACGATGAAGAATACCGCGTGCGCAACCGCAGGGGAGAGTGGGTGAGCGTACACTGCCGCGGCTACGTGTCGCGCGATGAATCGGGCCAGCCGCTGCTGTTTGCCGGCGTAATCACACCCATGGAGCAGGAGACGGGCGGCGCGGGGGCGCGCATGAACGCCCAGAAACAGCGCCTCTACGAGCTGGCGCTCAAGAGCACCTACACCGAGGTGTACCAGTACAACCTGCAGACAGAGGAGCTGCATCTTTTGATGCGCACTGACGCGCGGCTCAAGCGCATCGCCTACACGGGCGATATGCGCCTGGATAAGGGGCGGATGCTCAGGACCGCCATCCATCCGGAAGATAAGGACATTTACCTGGAGCTGTATGATAACAAGCGCATTGAGGCGTGCTTTGCGCAGGGGGATGCGGAGATCACCGGCCGCTACCGCCGGCAGGATTTGGATGGCCATTACCGCTGGATATCCGCCAGCATCGTGCCCCTTGCGTGGCAGGATAACTGCTGCACGAGCGCGATGATCATGCTCAAGGACATCTCCCAGCGCAAGGAGCTGGAGGAGCGCCAGGCCGCGCTGGAGCACCGTTTTGAATACATCTTCCGCAACTCGTGGGATGCGATACTGGAAATCCGCCTGGATACCGGTATGTACAACCGCACATTGTTCAAACACCAGCAGCTCTATCAGCTGCCCGAGCGCGGTCTGTATGCCGCGGCGGTGGAGGAGATGCTTTTGCGCGTGCACCCGCAGGATGCCGCGCGCGTGCGCAACGCGTTTTCCCTGGAGCAGCTGCGCCACGCGGCGCGCAATCACCTGCCCGAGGTGATCTGCACCTACCGCCTGCGCCAGCAGGATGGCAGCTATAAGTGGACGGAGGACCATATCTTTACCCTGCCCGACGATCCGCCCACGGGCATTGTCGCCATGCGGGACGTCACCGCGCAGAAGCTGATGGAGCATCAGCAGCACATCGGCATGCAGTATGACGCCGCGCTGCGCAACATCTACGATGAGCTCTATGAGCTCAACATCACCCAGGATACCTACAGGATTGTCTACCACACAGAGGGCAAATACGTCACCCCGCCCGAGCAGGGCGTGCTGCACGAGGCCATAGCGGATGTGGCCGATCACATGATCTTTTCGGAAGACCGCGCGCGCTTTCTCTCGTTTTTTGATATCGAGAGCATCCGCAAGGCCTTTGCCGCGGGGCGCGAGAGCGTGATCGGGGAATTCCGCAAGCTGTGGCAGGACGGGGCGTACCACTGGGCGTCGCTGACCGTGTTTCCGGTGGCGCAAAACGGGCAGGACGACGAGGTGCTGCTCTGCTTTATCATGGATATCGGCGATAAAAAGCGCGCCGATGAGATGGAGGAACAGAACCGCCGGCTGCGCCAGCAGCAGCTGGACGACGAGCGTTACCGCATTGTGGTGGAGAGCACGGGCGCCTGCGTCTTTGAGTGGAGCGCGCAGATGTCCAGGCATTCTGTACCTGATTCGATTGCGCAGCAGTTTGCGGGCAACTACGACGGCCGGCCGCTCTTTGCGGTGCTGGACGAGGATCATGTCGTCCACGTGGAGGACCGCGATAAGCTGCGGGATCTGCGGCGGCGCATTGCGCAGCAGGGCGATCAAAGCGCCGAGACGGTGGTGCGCCTGCGCAGGCGCAATGGCGGCTATGTCTGGTGCCGCCTGGTAGTCACCTGCATGCGGGACGCGCAGGGCAGGCTGGTGCGCGCCATCGGCACGTTGACGGTCGTGGACGCGATGATCAAATCCCAGCAGGCGCTGCGGTACAGGGCGGAGTATGACACGCTTACTGGCGTCTTTAACCGGCAGACGTTCTTTGCGCGGGCGCAGGAGGAGATGCAAACGCATCCTGAGGCGCATTACGCGATCATGCGCATGGACATCCGCCGCTTCCGCTTTATCAACGACCTCTACGGCACGGAGGAGGGGGATAAGCTGCTGCGCCACATTGCCGGGCTCTTTGGAAGTGTTTTAAGCCAGGGCGATATCATCGGCCGCATCAACAGCGACGTCTTTTGCCTGTGCGTGCGCTACGAGACGCAGGCGCGGCTGCAGCAGATCACCGAGCGCATTACGCGCGTGCTGGCCGATTACAAGCTGGACTACCGCATTGTGCCCTACTTTGGCATCTGCCTGGTAGAGGACCGCGCCGCGCCGGTGAGCACCCTGAGCGACTGGGCGCAGCTTGCGCTCGATACGGTCAAAGGCGACACCCTGCGCAACGTGGCCTACTATGACGACGCGCTGCGCGCCCGCCAGCTGGATGAGCGCAAGATTGAAAACGAGATGGAGGGGGCACTTGCGAGTGGCCAGTTCCGGCCCTATTTCCAGCCCAAGTACGATATCAGCACGGGCAGGGTGATCGGCGCCGAGGCGCTGGTGCGCTGGGTGCATCCCACGGAGGGCGTAATGCCCCCCGCGCGCTTTGTGCCCCTATTTGAAAGCAACGGCTTTATCATCCGGCTGGATACCTATATGTGGGAGGAGACCTTCAAATGCATGCGCGCCTGGCGTCAGGAGGGCCTTGTGCCCATGCCGATTTCCATGAACGTCTCGCGCAAGCACATCTTCAACGCGGGGCTGTGCCAGACGCTGCTGGATTTGACGCAGCGCTACGAGATTCCCCATGACCTGGTGGAGCTGGAGCTGACGGAGAGCACCTTTATCGAGAACCCGCGCGAGCTCTATGAGAAGATGGAGACGCTGCAAAAGGTGGGATTCCTCTTCTCCATGGACGACTTTGGATCGGGGTATTCCTCGCTGAACATGCTCAAGGATGTGCGGGTCAACACCATCAAGCTGGACCGCGGCTTTCTCAACGAGACAGTGAGCACCCCGCGGGGGCAGACGGTGATCAAATGCACCATCGGCATG
- a CDS encoding DUF1858 domain-containing protein, with amino-acid sequence MKVTKEMTINDVLNIDASLADILTSYGMHCFGCPFSRAESLEDACKAHGNDVEALLAELNAKLA; translated from the coding sequence ATGAAAGTTACCAAAGAGATGACCATCAATGATGTGCTCAATATCGACGCATCGCTTGCAGATATCCTCACCAGCTACGGCATGCACTGCTTTGGCTGCCCGTTCTCCCGCGCGGAATCGCTGGAGGACGCCTGCAAAGCGCATGGCAACGACGTCGAGGCGCTGCTGGCCGAACTCAACGCCAAACTCGCCTGA
- a CDS encoding aldo/keto reductase, with protein sequence MLEKVPLGSTGMQVTRVSFGCLPLQRITKEEAVTLLRRAYDAGVNFYDTAHVYTDSQSKIAAAFDSGMRKNIYIASKTMSTTYEQAMAQIDNSLTQLGTDYIDLYQWHNPASIDHLDDPASPYMALVDAKRQGKILHIGLTNHNYDRARAAIASGAFETLQYPFSMLSSAREIDLAQEAADHGMGFIAMKGMCGGLLEDGRVPFAFMHQYPHVVPIWGMQRVSELEQFLQLAENPPAFDDDMRAQIKAIQAELGDSFCRGCGYCLPCPAQIQLPIAMRMSCFLKRNALDKYLDEEHYAQMQRIEDCQHCNACAKRCPYHLDPPTRLAEEWTLYQRAYADYHRK encoded by the coding sequence ATGCTTGAAAAAGTACCTCTTGGCAGCACAGGCATGCAGGTGACGCGCGTCTCCTTTGGGTGCCTGCCGCTGCAGCGCATCACCAAAGAGGAGGCCGTGACCCTGCTGCGCCGCGCCTATGATGCGGGCGTCAATTTTTACGATACCGCCCACGTCTATACTGACAGCCAGAGCAAGATCGCCGCCGCGTTTGACAGCGGCATGCGCAAAAACATCTACATCGCCTCCAAAACGATGTCCACCACCTACGAGCAGGCCATGGCGCAGATCGACAACAGCCTTACGCAGCTTGGCACCGACTATATCGACCTGTACCAGTGGCACAATCCGGCGAGCATCGATCACCTGGACGATCCCGCCAGCCCTTACATGGCGCTGGTCGATGCGAAAAGGCAGGGCAAAATCCTACACATCGGCCTGACCAACCATAACTACGACAGGGCGCGCGCCGCCATCGCCTCGGGTGCGTTTGAGACGCTGCAGTATCCCTTCTCCATGCTCTCCAGCGCGCGCGAGATCGACCTTGCCCAAGAGGCGGCCGACCACGGCATGGGCTTTATCGCCATGAAGGGCATGTGCGGCGGCCTGCTGGAGGATGGGCGCGTGCCCTTTGCCTTTATGCACCAATATCCGCACGTGGTGCCCATCTGGGGCATGCAGCGCGTAAGCGAGCTGGAGCAGTTTCTGCAGCTGGCGGAAAACCCGCCCGCCTTTGATGACGATATGCGCGCGCAGATCAAGGCCATCCAGGCCGAGCTGGGCGATTCCTTCTGCCGGGGCTGCGGCTACTGCCTGCCCTGCCCGGCCCAGATCCAGCTGCCCATCGCCATGCGCATGAGCTGCTTTCTCAAACGCAACGCATTGGATAAATACTTGGACGAGGAACACTACGCACAGATGCAGCGCATCGAGGACTGCCAGCACTGCAACGCCTGCGCCAAGCGCTGTCCCTACCACCTGGACCCGCCCACCCGACTGGCCGAGGAATGGACGCTCTATCAGCGCGCGTACGCGGATTATCACCGCAAATGA
- a CDS encoding rubredoxin, translating to MKKYVCTVCQYEYDPEAEGGVAFEDLPEDWVCPLCGVGKDMFEPVED from the coding sequence ATGAAAAAATACGTCTGCACTGTCTGCCAGTACGAGTACGATCCCGAGGCCGAGGGCGGCGTCGCCTTTGAGGACCTGCCGGAGGATTGGGTCTGCCCGCTCTGCGGCGTGGGCAAGGATATGTTTGAACCCGTGGAGGACTAA
- a CDS encoding class I SAM-dependent methyltransferase — MCDHYYSSQPTSAHARQSLTLEDAAGTLRFTSDAGVFSRDHVDAGTRLLLSALPDVSGEALDLGCGYGVIGIAMAKRCPKSRWLLADVNARALSLARENLAANGVRNALVIASDGFAAIEGTFALIVTNPPIRIGKQALQAMWRDARAHLLPEGALYLVIRKQQGAPSAKAFLQGLFGNCETVARGGGYWVLRCVKQA; from the coding sequence ATGTGCGACCATTACTATTCTAGCCAACCGACAAGCGCCCATGCGCGCCAAAGTTTAACATTGGAAGACGCGGCGGGCACGCTGCGCTTTACCAGTGATGCGGGCGTCTTTTCCCGCGACCATGTCGATGCCGGCACCCGGCTGCTGTTATCGGCGCTGCCCGATGTCTCGGGCGAGGCGCTGGATCTGGGCTGCGGCTATGGCGTCATCGGCATCGCGATGGCCAAGCGCTGCCCAAAGAGCCGCTGGCTACTTGCCGACGTCAACGCGCGGGCGCTGTCGCTGGCGCGCGAAAACCTCGCGGCAAACGGCGTGCGCAACGCGCTCGTGATCGCAAGCGACGGCTTTGCCGCCATTGAGGGCACGTTTGCGCTGATCGTCACCAACCCGCCCATCCGCATTGGCAAGCAGGCCCTGCAGGCGATGTGGCGGGACGCGCGCGCCCACCTGCTGCCTGAAGGGGCGCTCTATCTGGTGATTCGCAAGCAGCAGGGCGCGCCCTCTGCCAAGGCCTTTTTACAGGGGCTCTTTGGCAACTGCGAGACCGTGGCGCGCGGCGGCGGCTACTGGGTGCTGCGCTGCGTCAAACAAGCGTGA
- a CDS encoding FprA family A-type flavoprotein: protein MKRIEPRRVAGGVTYVGAVDAGLRVFDVVMHTPYGTTYNAYLVQGKEKCALVEVVKDAFGPALIDALGDLIDIAKLDYIVLNHTEPDHSGALAQLLKEAPDAVVVCSRAASVFLRDITNMPFAVQVVGDGDSIDLGGKTLQFISAPFLHWPDTMFTYIPEEELLITGDVFGCHYAIEADLWSDSYPTSDLDSARKYYFDAIMGPFKSYMRAGIEKARRVKARIIAPSHGPLLREEAARVVDLNAQWAAPEEKKSDKKRVFIGYVSCYGFTRALAMRVREAVEAAGLVADCFDVSVDFARAVRAAMASDAIILGSPTINRDALKPVWDLTCGLSVYAVTGRPAATFGSYGWSGEAPGMLQDRLASLGMRIVADCLRVKFRPTQQDLDAAYTLGQTVAAALETK from the coding sequence ATGAAACGCATAGAACCCAGGCGCGTTGCGGGCGGCGTCACGTACGTGGGCGCCGTGGATGCGGGCCTGCGCGTGTTTGACGTGGTCATGCACACGCCTTACGGTACCACCTACAACGCCTATCTTGTCCAGGGCAAGGAGAAGTGCGCGCTGGTGGAGGTTGTCAAGGACGCCTTCGGCCCGGCGCTCATCGATGCGCTTGGCGATCTGATCGACATCGCCAAACTGGACTACATTGTGCTCAACCACACCGAGCCGGACCACTCCGGCGCGCTTGCGCAGCTGCTGAAAGAGGCGCCGGACGCTGTGGTGGTCTGTTCGCGCGCCGCCTCCGTATTTTTGCGGGATATCACCAATATGCCCTTTGCGGTGCAGGTGGTGGGCGATGGCGACAGCATCGATCTGGGTGGCAAGACGCTGCAGTTTATTTCCGCGCCGTTTTTGCACTGGCCCGATACTATGTTTACCTACATCCCCGAGGAGGAGCTGCTCATCACCGGCGACGTGTTTGGCTGCCACTACGCCATCGAAGCCGATTTATGGTCGGACAGCTATCCCACAAGCGATCTGGACAGCGCGCGCAAGTACTACTTTGACGCGATCATGGGGCCCTTTAAGAGCTATATGCGCGCGGGCATCGAAAAGGCGCGCAGGGTCAAGGCGCGCATCATCGCGCCCAGCCACGGGCCGCTATTGCGCGAGGAAGCGGCGCGCGTGGTGGACCTCAACGCACAGTGGGCTGCGCCGGAGGAGAAAAAGAGCGACAAAAAACGCGTGTTTATCGGCTATGTGTCCTGCTACGGCTTCACCCGCGCGCTGGCCATGCGCGTGCGCGAGGCGGTGGAGGCGGCGGGACTTGTTGCCGATTGTTTTGATGTATCGGTGGATTTTGCGCGTGCGGTGCGCGCGGCGATGGCGAGTGACGCGATCATTCTAGGTTCGCCCACCATCAACCGCGACGCGCTCAAGCCCGTGTGGGATCTGACCTGCGGGCTATCCGTCTACGCGGTTACCGGCCGGCCGGCCGCCACGTTTGGCAGCTACGGCTGGAGCGGTGAGGCGCCCGGCATGCTGCAGGACCGCCTGGCCTCGCTGGGCATGCGGATTGTAGCCGACTGCCTGCGCGTCAAATTCCGTCCCACACAGCAGGATCTGGATGCCGCCTACACCCTGGGGCAGACGGTGGCAGCTGCTTTGGAAACAAAATAA
- a CDS encoding phospho-sugar mutase, producing MDPQKRYQTWLAAGWLDEASRKELEAICSDAKELEDRFYTTLEFGTAGMRGVIGAGDNRMNVYTVRRATQGLADYIVSQGAALMARGVAIAYDSRRYSDVFAKEAALVLAANGIKAYLYESLRPVPQLSFALRKLRCIAGIVITASHNPPQYNGYKVYWEDGGQIPPAHAADVLACIDRIEDYGAVRTVSQAEARQKGLLVMIGKEMDDAYIARVKSLSLRPDLIEKLGDDFKVVYTPLHGTGNVPVRRVLTEIGVKHLFVVPEQELPDPDFSTVRSPNPEDHDAFTLAIAMAKKVGADVVLGTDPDCDRIGVLVSEGDVYTVLTGNQTGCLLLNYILEQRKAQGTLPKDGMVIKTIVTTELARAICADYGVQLMDVLTGFKFIAEQMECFEQAGTPTFLFGFEESYGCLTGTFVRDKDAVIASMLAVEAAAWYRSRGMTLYDGMQELYKKYGYYKESVASFALPGKDGMEKMQAIMSALRNQAPKAVGSVAVSGLRDYQSGVRTLCDGQMEALTLPSSNVLYFELADGSSVVVRPSGTEPKIKVYYMVHDATEALAEKKMDALKKAFMDIMDTYLR from the coding sequence ATGGATCCACAAAAGCGTTATCAGACCTGGCTTGCGGCCGGATGGCTGGACGAGGCCTCGCGCAAGGAGCTTGAGGCGATTTGCTCGGACGCCAAGGAGTTGGAGGACCGTTTCTACACCACGCTGGAGTTTGGCACCGCGGGCATGCGCGGCGTCATCGGCGCGGGGGATAACCGCATGAACGTCTACACCGTGCGGCGTGCCACGCAGGGCTTGGCGGACTACATCGTCTCCCAGGGCGCGGCGCTCATGGCGCGCGGCGTGGCCATTGCCTACGACTCGCGCCGCTACAGCGACGTCTTTGCCAAAGAGGCGGCGCTGGTGCTTGCGGCAAACGGCATCAAAGCGTATCTTTACGAGAGCCTGCGCCCCGTGCCGCAGCTCTCCTTTGCGCTGCGCAAGCTGCGCTGCATCGCGGGTATCGTCATTACGGCCAGCCACAACCCCCCGCAGTACAACGGCTACAAGGTGTACTGGGAGGACGGGGGCCAGATCCCGCCCGCGCATGCGGCGGATGTGCTGGCCTGCATCGACAGGATCGAGGATTATGGCGCAGTGCGCACTGTCAGCCAAGCGGAGGCCAGGCAAAAGGGCCTGCTTGTGATGATAGGCAAGGAGATGGACGACGCGTACATCGCCCGTGTCAAGAGCCTCTCGCTGCGGCCTGACCTGATCGAAAAGCTGGGCGACGATTTCAAGGTGGTCTACACTCCGCTGCACGGCACGGGCAACGTCCCGGTGCGCAGGGTGCTTACCGAGATCGGCGTCAAGCACCTCTTTGTGGTGCCGGAGCAGGAGCTGCCCGATCCGGACTTCTCCACCGTGCGCTCCCCCAACCCGGAGGATCACGACGCCTTTACCCTGGCCATCGCCATGGCGAAAAAAGTGGGCGCGGATGTGGTGCTGGGCACGGACCCGGACTGCGACCGCATCGGCGTGCTGGTCAGCGAGGGGGATGTCTACACGGTGCTGACCGGCAACCAGACCGGCTGCCTGCTGCTGAACTATATCCTCGAGCAGCGCAAAGCACAGGGCACGCTTCCCAAGGACGGCATGGTCATCAAAACCATCGTCACCACCGAGCTTGCGCGCGCCATCTGCGCCGATTACGGCGTGCAGCTGATGGACGTGCTGACGGGCTTTAAGTTCATCGCCGAGCAGATGGAGTGCTTTGAGCAGGCGGGTACGCCCACCTTTTTGTTCGGCTTTGAGGAGAGTTACGGCTGCCTGACGGGCACATTCGTGCGCGACAAGGACGCCGTCATCGCGTCCATGCTTGCGGTGGAGGCGGCTGCTTGGTACCGTTCGCGCGGCATGACGCTTTACGACGGCATGCAGGAGCTCTATAAAAAGTACGGCTATTATAAGGAAAGCGTCGCATCGTTCGCGCTGCCCGGTAAGGACGGCATGGAGAAGATGCAGGCTATCATGTCCGCGCTGCGCAACCAGGCGCCTAAGGCGGTTGGCAGCGTGGCGGTATCGGGACTGCGGGATTATCAGAGTGGCGTGCGCACCCTGTGCGACGGGCAAATGGAGGCGCTGACGCTACCGTCGTCCAACGTGTTGTATTTTGAGCTGGCGGATGGTTCGTCCGTGGTGGTGCGCCCCTCGGGCACGGAACCCAAGATCAAGGTGTATTACATGGTGCACGACGCAACGGAGGCGCTGGCGGAGAAAAAAATGGACGCGCTCAAAAAGGCGTTTATGGACATTATGGACACATACCTGCGCTAA
- a CDS encoding AEC family transporter, whose amino-acid sequence MSTWPVIEAMLVLCIMAAIGFAGVRTGVIKEGFIKGLVPFVLNIATPCMLLSAFQFAYTPDLLKSLLWMLLACMLVHALATGVAYLALGRRQDGASVVLRFGVVFSNCTFMGYPLLRALYGPVGVLFGAMYAGAFNLFCWTVGLRIFGIRGKSWKDSLKKVLLNPNVVATMLGLALFMFQVKLPSVIATSLETMGATIAPLAMVVIGAHLGDIQWNGVLRDVRGMLAAALRLLALPLAAWGIGLALGLEGVALGALVAASGMPAAATVSLFAENFDGDTAAAARFVCITTVLCLLTLPLVLAVAGI is encoded by the coding sequence ATGTCTACCTGGCCGGTAATCGAGGCGATGCTGGTGCTCTGCATTATGGCGGCCATCGGGTTTGCCGGGGTGCGCACAGGGGTGATCAAGGAGGGCTTTATCAAAGGGTTGGTGCCCTTTGTGCTCAACATCGCCACCCCCTGCATGCTGTTATCCGCGTTTCAGTTTGCCTACACGCCCGATTTGCTCAAAAGCCTTTTGTGGATGCTGCTTGCCTGCATGCTGGTGCACGCGCTGGCCACGGGCGTGGCCTATCTCGCCCTGGGCAGGCGGCAGGACGGCGCAAGCGTGGTGCTGCGCTTTGGCGTGGTGTTTTCCAACTGCACGTTTATGGGCTACCCGCTGCTGCGGGCGCTCTACGGGCCGGTGGGGGTGCTCTTTGGGGCGATGTACGCCGGCGCGTTCAACCTGTTTTGCTGGACGGTGGGCCTGCGCATCTTCGGCATCCGGGGCAAAAGCTGGAAGGACAGCCTCAAAAAGGTGCTGCTCAACCCCAACGTGGTGGCCACGATGCTGGGGCTTGCGCTGTTTATGTTCCAGGTTAAGCTGCCCAGCGTGATCGCCACCAGCCTGGAGACCATGGGCGCGACCATCGCGCCCCTCGCCATGGTGGTGATCGGCGCGCACCTGGGCGATATCCAGTGGAATGGGGTGCTGCGCGACGTGCGGGGCATGCTTGCCGCGGCGCTGCGCCTGCTCGCGCTGCCGCTGGCCGCCTGGGGCATCGGCCTTGCGCTGGGACTGGAAGGCGTGGCGCTGGGCGCGCTTGTGGCTGCATCGGGCATGCCCGCCGCGGCCACGGTATCGCTCTTTGCTGAGAACTTTGACGGCGATACCGCCGCGGCTGCGCGCTTTGTGTGCATCACCACGGTGCTGTGCCTGCTGACGCTGCCGCTGGTTCTCGCAGTTGCCGGCATTTAG